A region from the Pelagovum pacificum genome encodes:
- a CDS encoding substrate-binding domain-containing protein: MNLKQLAENLGLSQTTVSRALNGYPEVSEATRRRVVDAAELHNYRPNARAKGLATGQAMAIGHVIPIDDKHEMVNPIFGDFLAGAGETYSSLGYEMVLSVVEPGDEATVYRTMRARGSVDGVVVSAPRVSDGRLDLLDRLKMPYVVHGRVSEHEGDYSWLDVNNRSAFQRATNFLLDLGHRRIALINGLEEMDFAWRRRRGYERAMEERGLSTEPGLMVANEMTERNGYLTASQMLSRDAPPTAFLVSSLICALGVRRAIEERGLSMNRDVSVVTHDDALSYIDNGLDVPIFTATRSSVREAGRRTARMLIDRIDNPDLPHVHQLLEAQLVVGQSTGPFTASQGLKA, translated from the coding sequence ATGAACCTCAAGCAACTGGCAGAGAATCTGGGACTGAGCCAGACCACGGTCAGCCGCGCGCTGAACGGCTATCCGGAGGTATCGGAAGCGACGCGGCGGCGCGTCGTGGACGCCGCCGAACTGCACAATTACCGCCCCAACGCCCGCGCCAAGGGCCTCGCCACCGGGCAGGCCATGGCGATCGGCCACGTCATCCCGATCGACGACAAGCACGAGATGGTCAACCCGATCTTCGGCGACTTCCTTGCCGGCGCGGGAGAGACCTATTCGAGCCTCGGCTACGAGATGGTGCTGTCGGTCGTCGAACCCGGCGACGAGGCGACGGTCTATCGCACCATGCGGGCGCGCGGCTCTGTCGACGGCGTCGTGGTCAGCGCACCCCGCGTCAGCGACGGCCGCCTCGACCTGCTCGACCGGCTCAAGATGCCCTACGTCGTCCACGGCCGCGTCAGCGAGCACGAGGGCGACTATTCGTGGCTCGACGTGAACAACCGCTCCGCGTTCCAGAGGGCGACGAACTTCCTGCTCGACCTCGGGCACCGGCGCATCGCACTCATCAACGGGCTGGAGGAGATGGACTTCGCATGGCGCCGCCGGCGCGGCTACGAACGCGCGATGGAAGAGCGCGGGCTCTCCACGGAGCCCGGCCTGATGGTCGCCAACGAAATGACCGAGCGGAACGGCTACCTCACCGCCAGCCAGATGCTGAGCCGGGACGCGCCGCCCACAGCTTTCCTCGTCTCCTCGCTGATCTGCGCGCTCGGCGTGCGCCGCGCCATCGAGGAACGCGGCCTGTCGATGAATCGCGACGTGTCGGTCGTGACCCACGATGACGCGCTGTCCTACATCGACAACGGCCTTGACGTGCCGATCTTCACCGCGACCCGCTCCTCCGTCCGCGAGGCCGGGCGGCGGACCGCACGGATGCTGATCGACCGCATCGACAATCCCGACCTGCCCCACGTTCACCAGCTGCTCGAAGCGCAGCTGGTCGTCGGTCAGTCCACCGGACCATTCACCGCTTCTCAAGGACTTAAAGCATGA
- a CDS encoding GH1 family beta-glucosidase has translation MKFTRDDFPEDFLFGAATAAYQIEGHAFGGAGSTHWDSFAATPGNVIRAEDGARACDHYHRYEEDLDILKDGGFDAYRFSTSWARVLPEGRGTPNQEGLDFYDRLVDACLERGLKPFQTLYHWEMPSALADLGGWTNPDVADWFADYTEVIQSRIGDRVQAVATINEPWCVAFLSHFLGHHAPGLRDIRATARAMHHVTKAHGRAMSRLRQMGQQNCGIVLNFDHTSPADDSPEAIAASDLLDGINNRWFIQAISKGTYPEVVLKGFGDHMPKGWEDDMAEISQPMDWLGVNYYTRHFAAPDPTIPWPSVKAVEGDLDRTQMGWEIYPEGLKDFLTRMSQEYVGDMPIYVTENGMAWADEVENGAVYDPERMDFMERHILAAKDAIAEGANVKGFFYWSLLDNYEWAFGYEKRFGMVHVDFDSLKRTPKASYQALKSVLTG, from the coding sequence ATGAAGTTCACACGCGACGATTTCCCCGAGGACTTCCTTTTCGGGGCGGCGACGGCTGCTTACCAGATCGAGGGTCACGCCTTCGGCGGCGCGGGATCGACCCACTGGGACAGCTTCGCCGCAACGCCCGGCAACGTGATCCGAGCCGAGGACGGCGCGCGGGCCTGCGACCATTACCACCGCTACGAGGAAGACCTCGACATCCTCAAGGACGGCGGCTTCGACGCCTATCGTTTCTCGACCTCCTGGGCGCGGGTCCTGCCCGAAGGGCGCGGCACGCCGAACCAGGAGGGGCTCGACTTCTACGACCGGCTCGTGGACGCCTGCCTCGAGCGTGGGCTGAAGCCGTTCCAGACGCTCTACCACTGGGAGATGCCCTCCGCCCTCGCCGACCTCGGCGGCTGGACGAACCCCGACGTCGCCGACTGGTTCGCGGACTACACCGAGGTGATCCAGTCCCGTATCGGCGACCGGGTCCAGGCTGTCGCCACGATCAACGAGCCGTGGTGCGTCGCCTTCCTGTCGCACTTCCTCGGCCACCACGCGCCGGGCCTGCGCGACATCCGCGCCACCGCGCGGGCGATGCACCATGTCACCAAGGCACATGGCCGCGCGATGAGCCGGCTGCGCCAGATGGGCCAGCAGAACTGCGGCATCGTGCTGAACTTCGACCACACGTCCCCCGCCGATGACAGCCCCGAGGCGATCGCCGCCTCCGACCTGCTCGACGGGATCAACAACCGCTGGTTCATCCAGGCGATCTCCAAGGGCACCTATCCCGAGGTCGTGCTCAAGGGCTTCGGCGATCACATGCCAAAGGGCTGGGAAGACGACATGGCCGAGATCTCGCAGCCCATGGACTGGCTCGGGGTCAATTACTACACCCGCCATTTCGCCGCCCCCGATCCGACGATCCCCTGGCCTTCGGTGAAGGCCGTCGAGGGCGATCTGGACCGGACCCAGATGGGCTGGGAGATTTATCCCGAGGGTCTGAAGGATTTCCTCACCCGGATGTCGCAGGAGTATGTCGGCGACATGCCGATCTACGTCACCGAGAACGGCATGGCCTGGGCCGACGAGGTCGAGAACGGCGCCGTCTACGACCCGGAACGCATGGATTTCATGGAGCGTCACATCCTCGCCGCCAAGGACGCGATTGCCGAAGGGGCCAACGTGAAGGGCTTCTTCTACTGGTCGCTGCTCGACAATTACGAGTGGGCGTTCGGCTACGAGAAACGGTTCGGCATGGTTCACGTTGACTTTGACAGCTTGAAGCGCACGCCGAAGGCGTCCTATCAGGCTTTGAAGTCCGTACTCACAGGCTGA
- a CDS encoding glucokinase, with amino-acid sequence MSHPPNKLSLVADIGGTNTRVALADGREILSETVRRYRNSEYPGLESVLRQFIADEDDVDCAAACVAVAGPVRDGKATMTNLDWAMDEGSVARATRAETVSILNDLQAQGHALGHLAEENVRTIVKGPVAQSHETRLVIGVGTGFNAAPVIEAPGGRVVSPSECGHANLPIRTDAELRLCKFVSTAHGFPAIEDVLSGRGLERVYAWLGEEAGDPKEARASDIMEACEKGERRAIDAARTFAQILGTVCGNLALIHLPFGGIYLVGGVARAITPYLHDFDFDGAFRDKGRFAGFMANFAVHVVEDDYAALTGCAAHLVEKQARV; translated from the coding sequence ATGTCCCACCCGCCCAACAAGCTCTCCCTCGTCGCCGATATCGGTGGCACCAACACCCGCGTGGCACTGGCGGACGGGCGGGAGATCCTGTCGGAGACGGTGCGCCGCTACCGGAACTCGGAATATCCGGGGCTCGAGTCGGTTCTGCGCCAGTTCATCGCCGACGAGGACGATGTCGATTGCGCCGCCGCCTGCGTGGCGGTCGCCGGCCCCGTGCGGGACGGCAAGGCGACGATGACAAACCTCGACTGGGCGATGGACGAAGGCTCCGTCGCGCGCGCGACGCGGGCCGAGACGGTGTCGATCCTGAACGATCTGCAGGCGCAGGGTCACGCGCTCGGCCACCTCGCCGAGGAGAACGTGCGCACCATCGTGAAGGGCCCGGTCGCGCAATCGCACGAGACGCGACTGGTGATCGGCGTCGGCACCGGCTTCAACGCCGCGCCGGTGATCGAAGCGCCCGGCGGTCGCGTCGTCTCTCCTTCCGAATGCGGCCATGCCAACCTGCCGATCCGCACCGACGCGGAGCTTCGGCTGTGCAAGTTCGTCTCAACCGCGCACGGCTTCCCGGCGATCGAGGACGTGCTGTCGGGCCGCGGGCTCGAGCGGGTCTACGCGTGGCTCGGCGAGGAAGCGGGCGATCCGAAAGAGGCCCGTGCCTCCGACATCATGGAGGCCTGCGAAAAGGGCGAGCGGCGCGCCATCGACGCCGCCCGCACCTTCGCCCAGATCCTCGGCACGGTCTGCGGCAACCTCGCACTGATCCACCTGCCCTTCGGCGGCATCTACCTTGTCGGGGGCGTGGCGCGGGCGATCACGCCCTACCTGCACGACTTCGACTTCGACGGCGCCTTCCGCGACAAGGGCCGCTTCGCCGGCTTCATGGCGAACTTCGCGGTGCACGTGGTCGAGGACGATTACGCCGCCCTGACCGGCTGCGCCGCGCATCTCGTGGAGAAACAGGCGCGGGTCTGA
- a CDS encoding Fur family transcriptional regulator → MPRTILQRCESKGLRMTGQRRVIAAVLEEADDHPDVEELYARAAKVDKAISLATVYRTVKLFEEEGILEKLDFGDGRARYEAASRDHHDHLIDLDTGQVIEFVDPEIEKLQEKIARKLGYRLTGHKLELYGRPLKEK, encoded by the coding sequence ATGCCTCGAACGATCCTCCAGCGATGCGAATCCAAGGGCCTGCGGATGACAGGGCAGCGTCGGGTGATCGCAGCCGTGCTGGAAGAGGCCGACGACCACCCCGACGTGGAAGAGCTCTATGCCCGCGCGGCGAAGGTCGACAAGGCGATCTCGCTCGCCACGGTCTACCGCACGGTGAAGCTGTTCGAGGAGGAAGGCATCCTCGAGAAGCTCGACTTCGGCGACGGGCGCGCCCGCTACGAGGCCGCGTCCCGCGACCACCATGACCACCTCATCGACCTCGACACCGGACAGGTGATCGAGTTCGTCGATCCCGAGATCGAGAAGCTGCAGGAGAAGATCGCGCGCAAGCTCGGCTACCGCCTGACCGGCCACAAGCTCGAGCTGTACGGGCGTCCCCTGAAAGAAAAGTAA
- a CDS encoding DMT family transporter → MENLRGALLMTGAMAAFAVEDAIIKGTSTLMPTGQILCFIGLFGTLIFWLILRLRGLPLFTRALISPAVMVRNIGEVFGTLGYVLGFTLGDLSTAAAILQAGPLMVVLGAALFLGETVGWRRWTAVSVGFVGVMIVLRPGTGSFDPVSLWAVVGVAGLSMRDLATRRIKGDVPSLQISASAFAFVVPTGLIMLAMAGDTPVAVGGGAMLGIAGALAFGMSGYMAIVGATRIGELSVIAAFRYSRIVFALILGVVFFAEHPDPATYIGAALIVGSGLYAFWRERRAKARAASLPPQPTL, encoded by the coding sequence ATGGAAAACCTGCGCGGCGCGCTGCTGATGACCGGCGCCATGGCGGCCTTCGCCGTCGAGGACGCGATCATCAAGGGCACCTCGACCCTGATGCCGACGGGGCAGATCCTCTGCTTCATCGGCCTGTTCGGCACGCTCATCTTCTGGCTGATCCTGCGCCTGCGCGGCCTGCCGCTGTTCACCCGCGCGCTGATCAGCCCGGCCGTGATGGTGCGCAATATCGGTGAGGTGTTCGGCACGCTCGGCTACGTGCTCGGCTTCACGCTCGGGGATCTGTCGACCGCGGCGGCGATCCTGCAAGCCGGGCCGCTGATGGTGGTGCTCGGCGCGGCGCTGTTCCTCGGGGAGACGGTGGGCTGGCGGCGCTGGACCGCTGTCAGCGTCGGCTTCGTCGGCGTGATGATCGTGCTGCGGCCCGGCACGGGGTCGTTCGATCCCGTCTCGCTCTGGGCGGTGGTCGGCGTGGCAGGGTTGTCGATGCGCGACCTCGCGACGCGTCGGATCAAGGGCGACGTGCCGTCGCTGCAGATCTCGGCCTCGGCCTTCGCCTTCGTCGTGCCGACCGGCCTGATCATGCTGGCGATGGCCGGTGACACCCCCGTCGCGGTCGGCGGCGGCGCTATGCTCGGCATCGCCGGCGCGCTCGCCTTCGGCATGTCCGGCTACATGGCGATCGTGGGGGCCACCCGGATCGGCGAGCTCAGCGTGATCGCCGCCTTCCGCTACTCGCGGATCGTCTTCGCGCTGATCCTCGGCGTCGTCTTCTTCGCCGAACACCCCGATCCCGCCACCTACATCGGGGCTGCGCTGATCGTCGGCTCCGGTCTCTACGCCTTCTGGCGGGAACGGCGGGCGAAGGCGCGCGCCGCTTCCCTCCCGCCGCAACCCACGCTATAG
- the eno gene encoding phosphopyruvate hydratase codes for MSTIIDIHAREILDSRGNPTVEVDVTLEDGSMGRAAVPSGASTGAYEAVERRDGDKGRYLGKGVTEAVAAVNGEIAEAILGYEATDQVEIDMAMIELDGTDNKGRLGANAILGVSLAVAKAAAEFSGLPLYRYVGGSSARTLPVPMMNIINGGEHADNPIDIQEFMIMPVSATSIAEAVRYGSEVFHTLKKELSAAGMSTGLGDEGGFAPELKGTRDALDFILKSIEKAGYKPGEDICLALDCAATEYFKDGKYEMTGEGKSLTPEENVAYLEALVKDYPIISIEDGCSEDDWDGWVALTKALGDKVQLVGDDLFVTNPKRLEMGIEKGAANSMLVKVNQIGSLTETLQAVEMAHRAGMTNVMSHRSGETEDATIADLAVATNCGQIKTGSLARSDRLAKYNQLIRIEEALGSAAIFAGKSILK; via the coding sequence ATGAGCACCATCATCGACATTCATGCCCGCGAAATTCTCGACAGCCGGGGAAACCCCACCGTCGAGGTCGACGTCACCCTCGAGGATGGCTCGATGGGCCGCGCTGCCGTTCCGTCCGGCGCCTCCACCGGCGCCTACGAGGCGGTCGAGCGGCGTGACGGCGACAAGGGCCGCTACCTCGGCAAGGGCGTGACCGAAGCGGTCGCCGCCGTGAACGGCGAGATCGCCGAGGCGATCCTCGGCTACGAAGCCACCGATCAGGTCGAGATCGACATGGCGATGATCGAGCTCGACGGCACCGACAACAAGGGCCGACTGGGTGCGAACGCGATCCTCGGCGTGTCGCTCGCCGTCGCCAAGGCCGCCGCCGAATTCTCCGGCCTGCCGCTCTATCGCTATGTCGGCGGGTCCTCCGCGCGGACGCTGCCGGTGCCGATGATGAACATCATCAACGGCGGCGAGCATGCCGACAACCCGATCGACATCCAGGAATTCATGATCATGCCCGTCTCCGCGACCTCGATCGCGGAAGCCGTGCGTTATGGCTCCGAAGTCTTCCACACGCTCAAGAAAGAGCTGTCGGCCGCCGGCATGTCGACCGGCCTCGGCGACGAGGGCGGTTTCGCGCCCGAACTGAAGGGCACGCGCGACGCGCTCGACTTCATCCTGAAGTCCATCGAGAAGGCCGGCTACAAGCCGGGCGAGGACATCTGCCTCGCGCTCGACTGCGCCGCGACCGAGTATTTCAAGGACGGCAAGTACGAGATGACCGGCGAAGGCAAGAGCCTGACGCCCGAAGAGAACGTCGCCTACCTCGAGGCGCTGGTGAAGGACTACCCGATCATCTCGATCGAGGACGGCTGCTCCGAGGATGACTGGGACGGCTGGGTCGCGCTGACGAAGGCGCTCGGCGACAAGGTGCAGCTGGTCGGCGACGACCTGTTCGTCACCAACCCCAAGCGCCTCGAGATGGGGATCGAGAAGGGCGCCGCGAACTCGATGCTGGTCAAGGTGAACCAGATCGGCTCGCTCACCGAGACGCTGCAGGCGGTCGAGATGGCCCACCGCGCCGGCATGACCAACGTCATGTCCCACCGCTCGGGCGAGACCGAGGACGCTACCATTGCCGACCTCGCCGTCGCGACGAACTGCGGTCAGATCAAGACCGGCTCGCTGGCGCGCTCCGACCGGCTGGCGAAATACAACCAGCTGATCCGCATCGAGGAAGCGCTCGGCTCCGCCGCGATCTTCGCGGGCAAATCGATCCTGAAGTGA
- a CDS encoding DUF4180 domain-containing protein: MIASSRDIGDLIGAGFSAPDGHLSRDKSDFSPEFWDLRTGLLGELAQKLVNYRMYLTLTGDFSEELAGSRALRDVFQESGTSGPIRLG, translated from the coding sequence GTGATCGCGTCGTCCCGCGACATCGGGGACCTGATCGGCGCCGGCTTTTCGGCGCCGGACGGGCACCTGTCGCGGGACAAATCCGACTTCTCACCGGAGTTCTGGGATTTGCGGACCGGCCTCCTCGGCGAGCTGGCGCAGAAGCTGGTGAACTACCGGATGTATCTGACGCTGACCGGCGATTTCTCGGAAGAGCTCGCCGGCAGCCGCGCCCTGCGCGACGTCTTCCAGGAGAGCGGGACAAGCGGCCCAATCCGGCTCGGGTGA
- a CDS encoding NAD(P)/FAD-dependent oxidoreductase, translating into MHVVVVGAGIIGATIAWNLRARGAEVTVIAEGPGAASTATFGWVNASFYLDDDHFRLRTAGIDAWHRLEAQSGLGLVDWCGCLSWEEQGAEMAATAERLNGLAYETRALSRADWTRMEPALADLPDEALYMPQEGATEGADSAAALLANAGVPQVIGTPVRRIVEEGGRVTGVETDQGIFHADHVVLAAGSGTSALLGDFGVLLPMVPRPGLMMRTAPVERVLSHILVTPGQEIRQDAQGRIVASTVANHQEDQTERIIERPDTVARLTLQRMAPMFPTVELALERVTLANRPMPGDEKPVIGPVGPEGLTVAVMHSGVTLGAIVGELVATEITGGNVASELLAPWRADRLLS; encoded by the coding sequence ATGCACGTCGTCGTCGTAGGCGCCGGGATCATCGGCGCCACCATCGCCTGGAACCTTCGCGCGAGAGGCGCGGAAGTGACGGTCATCGCCGAGGGGCCGGGCGCGGCCAGCACCGCGACCTTCGGTTGGGTGAATGCCAGCTTCTACCTCGACGACGATCATTTCCGGCTGCGCACTGCGGGCATCGACGCCTGGCATCGGCTGGAGGCGCAATCGGGCCTCGGGCTGGTCGACTGGTGCGGCTGCCTCAGCTGGGAAGAGCAGGGGGCCGAGATGGCCGCAACGGCCGAGCGGCTGAACGGCCTCGCCTACGAGACCCGGGCGCTGAGCCGTGCCGACTGGACCCGGATGGAGCCGGCGCTTGCCGACCTGCCTGACGAGGCGCTCTACATGCCGCAGGAAGGCGCGACCGAGGGGGCGGACTCCGCCGCCGCGCTTCTGGCGAATGCCGGGGTGCCGCAGGTGATCGGCACGCCGGTGCGCCGGATCGTCGAGGAGGGCGGCCGCGTGACCGGGGTCGAGACGGATCAGGGCATCTTCCACGCCGATCACGTCGTGCTGGCCGCTGGCTCTGGAACGTCTGCGCTGCTTGGCGACTTCGGAGTGCTGTTGCCGATGGTGCCGCGCCCGGGGCTGATGATGCGCACTGCCCCGGTAGAGCGGGTGCTGTCCCACATCCTAGTGACGCCGGGACAGGAGATCCGCCAGGACGCGCAGGGACGCATCGTCGCCTCGACCGTCGCCAATCACCAGGAAGACCAGACCGAGCGGATCATCGAGCGTCCCGACACCGTGGCCCGCCTGACCCTTCAGCGCATGGCGCCGATGTTTCCGACTGTCGAGCTTGCGCTTGAACGGGTGACGCTGGCCAACCGCCCCATGCCGGGCGACGAGAAGCCGGTGATCGGTCCGGTCGGCCCCGAGGGGCTGACGGTGGCCGTGATGCACTCGGGCGTCACGCTCGGGGCGATCGTCGGAGAGCTGGTGGCGACCGAGATCACCGGCGGCAACGTCGCGTCGGAGCTTCTGGCGCCCTGGCGGGCGGACCGGCTGTTGAGCTGA
- a CDS encoding cupin domain-containing protein: MTADEIISRLDLSPHPEGGHFRQTWIADQGDGRPTGTAIYFLLKAEEVSHWHKVDATEIWLFHAGAPLVLSMSESEVGPATDNRLGPDVMSGDHPQLIVPPHFWQAARSTGDWTLVSCTVSPAFRFEGFTLAPPGFDIPR, from the coding sequence ATGACCGCAGACGAGATCATCTCCCGCCTGGATTTGTCGCCCCACCCGGAGGGCGGCCATTTCCGACAGACCTGGATCGCCGATCAGGGCGACGGCAGGCCGACCGGCACCGCGATCTACTTCCTGTTGAAAGCGGAGGAGGTCAGCCACTGGCACAAGGTCGACGCCACGGAAATCTGGCTGTTCCACGCCGGCGCGCCGCTTGTATTGTCGATGTCGGAAAGCGAAGTCGGGCCGGCGACGGATAACCGCCTCGGCCCGGATGTGATGTCAGGCGACCATCCCCAGCTGATCGTGCCGCCCCACTTCTGGCAGGCCGCACGAAGCACCGGGGACTGGACGCTGGTCAGCTGTACGGTAAGCCCGGCGTTCCGTTTCGAGGGCTTCACCCTCGCGCCGCCGGGCTTCGACATACCGCGTTAG
- a CDS encoding PRC-barrel domain-containing protein, which produces MRLALMLATALVPVSLLAQEADTDTATGEAAAIEDSAPMDNTGQDMAATEETMEPATGTGIAMLVKAEDVADADIYTLDENYDEAFWDSGESFGPMLTDLESIGEADDVILDREGQVVGVTVDVGGFLGIGRKDVLLPLSDIRLVPDGDDDLMIITRLTQDQLESQDDLSGVFGDD; this is translated from the coding sequence ATGCGCCTTGCACTCATGCTCGCCACGGCCCTCGTCCCTGTCTCGCTGCTCGCCCAGGAAGCGGACACGGACACCGCCACGGGCGAGGCTGCCGCGATCGAAGACTCCGCGCCGATGGACAACACCGGTCAGGACATGGCCGCAACCGAAGAGACGATGGAGCCGGCGACCGGCACCGGCATCGCGATGCTCGTGAAGGCGGAAGACGTGGCCGACGCGGATATCTACACGCTGGACGAAAATTACGACGAGGCCTTCTGGGACAGCGGCGAATCCTTCGGGCCGATGCTGACGGACCTCGAATCGATCGGCGAGGCGGACGACGTCATCCTCGACCGTGAAGGCCAGGTCGTCGGCGTGACGGTGGACGTGGGCGGTTTCCTCGGCATTGGCCGCAAGGACGTGCTGCTGCCGCTGTCGGACATTCGTCTGGTTCCGGACGGGGACGATGACCTGATGATCATCACGCGTCTGACGCAGGACCAGCTGGAATCGCAGGACGACCTGTCCGGCGTCTTCGGCGACGACTAA
- the aroB gene encoding 3-dehydroquinate synthase — MSEIETVSVPLPGRAYDVRIGPGLLARAGAEIAPLLRRKRVAVLTDERVAALHLEGLRAGLAEAGIEMTALPLPPGEATKSWPELSRSVEWLLEQKVERGDVVVAFGGGVIGDLAGFAAAILRRGVRFVQIPTSLLAQVDSSVGGKTGINSPHGKNLVGAFHQPSLVLADTTLLSTLTDRDFRAGYGEVMKYGLLGDAAFFEWLEAAGPTLRDDGTALVRAVRRSVEMKAEIVLRDETEQGDRALLNLGHTFCHALEAATGYSDRLLHGEGVGIGCALAFDLSARLGLCPQEDPSRVRAHLAGMGMKSALADIPGDLPGPDALLSLMGQDKKVVDGQLRFILARGIGEAFVTAEVPADAVLDVLAEG, encoded by the coding sequence ATGTCCGAGATTGAAACCGTTTCCGTTCCGCTGCCGGGGCGCGCCTACGACGTCCGCATCGGGCCAGGTCTGCTGGCCCGTGCGGGGGCGGAGATCGCGCCTTTGCTGCGCCGCAAGCGCGTCGCGGTCCTGACCGACGAACGTGTCGCCGCGCTCCACCTCGAAGGCCTGCGGGCAGGGCTGGCCGAGGCGGGGATCGAGATGACGGCTCTGCCACTGCCGCCGGGCGAGGCGACGAAAAGCTGGCCGGAGCTTTCGCGTTCGGTCGAATGGCTGCTGGAGCAGAAGGTAGAGCGCGGTGATGTCGTCGTCGCCTTCGGCGGCGGCGTGATCGGCGACCTCGCGGGGTTCGCCGCGGCGATCCTGCGGCGCGGTGTGCGCTTCGTGCAGATCCCGACGTCGCTGCTGGCGCAGGTCGACAGCTCCGTCGGTGGCAAGACCGGGATCAATTCGCCGCACGGCAAGAACCTCGTCGGGGCGTTCCACCAGCCGAGCCTCGTGCTCGCCGACACCACGCTGCTGTCAACGCTGACGGACCGGGACTTCCGCGCCGGCTACGGCGAGGTGATGAAATACGGTCTGCTCGGGGATGCGGCCTTCTTCGAATGGCTGGAGGCTGCGGGCCCGACCCTGCGGGACGATGGTACGGCGCTCGTCCGCGCGGTGCGCCGCTCGGTCGAGATGAAGGCCGAAATTGTGCTGCGCGACGAGACGGAGCAGGGCGACCGCGCGCTCCTCAACCTCGGCCACACCTTCTGCCACGCGCTCGAGGCCGCGACGGGCTATTCCGACCGGCTGCTGCACGGCGAAGGCGTGGGCATCGGTTGCGCGCTGGCCTTCGATCTGTCCGCGCGACTCGGTCTCTGCCCGCAGGAAGATCCGAGCCGGGTGCGCGCGCACCTCGCCGGTATGGGGATGAAGTCGGCCCTGGCGGACATACCCGGCGACTTGCCGGGGCCGGACGCGCTGCTGTCGCTGATGGGGCAGGACAAGAAGGTGGTCGACGGCCAGCTTCGCTTCATCCTCGCACGCGGCATCGGAGAGGCGTTCGTGACGGCGGAGGTTCCGGCTGACGCCGTGCTCGACGTCCTGGCCGAAGGCTGA
- a CDS encoding shikimate kinase: MEEQRDTQPARARPTGRLKRTVVLVGMMGSGKTAIGKALATRVGVDFVDSDQEIESAAAATIAEVFARDGEAFFRDRETEVIRRLLRDGPQVISTGGGAWMSERNRAAITGSAVSVWLDADVPLLWERVRHKSTRPLLKSPDPRGTLQRLHDERAPTYALADLRVKSRASYSIADMADCVVRELGTRPDVLELTDVRD; the protein is encoded by the coding sequence ATGGAAGAGCAACGGGATACCCAACCGGCCCGCGCCAGGCCGACAGGCCGGCTGAAGCGGACGGTCGTGCTGGTCGGGATGATGGGATCGGGCAAGACCGCCATCGGAAAGGCCCTCGCAACAAGAGTCGGCGTGGACTTCGTCGATTCGGACCAAGAGATCGAAAGCGCCGCAGCCGCCACCATCGCGGAAGTCTTCGCCCGCGACGGCGAGGCCTTCTTCCGCGACCGCGAGACCGAGGTGATCCGACGGCTTCTTCGCGACGGCCCCCAGGTCATCTCGACCGGTGGCGGCGCGTGGATGTCCGAGCGCAACCGCGCTGCGATCACCGGGAGCGCCGTGTCCGTCTGGCTCGACGCGGACGTGCCGCTCCTTTGGGAGCGCGTGCGACACAAGTCCACGCGCCCACTGCTCAAGAGCCCCGATCCGCGCGGAACACTGCAACGCCTGCACGACGAACGCGCCCCGACCTATGCGCTGGCCGATCTTCGGGTGAAGTCGCGCGCCTCCTATTCCATTGCCGACATGGCCGACTGTGTGGTGCGCGAACTCGGCACCCGCCCCGATGTGCTGGAACTGACAGATGTCCGAGATTGA